The Pseudomonas eucalypticola genome has a window encoding:
- the dapE gene encoding succinyl-diaminopimelate desuccinylase gives MTAHADLSPTLQLACDLIRRPSVTPVDADCQKLMMQRLGDAGFTLEPMRIEDVDNFWASHGTQEGPVLCFAGHTDVVPTGPVAAWQNDPFDALIDADGMLCGRGAADMKGSLAAMLVAAERFVGDYPDHRGSVTFLITSDEEGPAHHGTKAVVERLAARNERLDWCIVGEPSSTRLVGDVVKNGRRGSLGATLTVRGKQGHVAYPHLARNPIHLAAPALAELAAEHWDDGNAFFPPTSFQVSNLNAGTGATNVIPGELTAVFNFRFSTESTVEGLKARVAAILDKHELDWHVDWALSGLPFLTEPGALLDAVSASIKAVTGRDTQASTSGGTSDGRFIATLGTQVVELGPVNATIHQVNERVLASDLDVLTEIYYQTLVKLLA, from the coding sequence ATGACGGCCCACGCCGACCTTTCGCCCACGCTGCAACTCGCTTGCGACCTGATCCGCCGCCCTTCGGTGACCCCTGTGGACGCCGATTGCCAGAAGCTGATGATGCAGCGCCTGGGGGATGCCGGCTTTACGCTCGAACCCATGCGGATCGAAGACGTCGACAACTTCTGGGCCAGCCACGGCACCCAGGAAGGCCCGGTGCTGTGCTTCGCCGGCCACACCGACGTGGTGCCCACCGGCCCGGTCGCGGCCTGGCAGAATGACCCCTTCGACGCCCTGATCGACGCCGACGGCATGCTGTGCGGCCGTGGCGCCGCCGACATGAAAGGCAGCCTGGCGGCCATGCTGGTGGCGGCCGAGCGTTTCGTCGGCGACTACCCCGACCATCGCGGCAGCGTCACCTTCCTGATCACCAGTGACGAAGAGGGCCCTGCCCATCACGGCACCAAGGCCGTGGTCGAGCGCCTGGCCGCGCGCAACGAGCGCCTGGACTGGTGCATCGTCGGCGAACCCTCGAGCACCCGCCTGGTGGGCGATGTGGTGAAGAACGGCCGTCGTGGTTCCCTGGGCGCCACCCTGACCGTGCGCGGCAAGCAAGGGCACGTGGCCTACCCGCACCTGGCTCGCAACCCCATTCACCTAGCAGCCCCGGCCCTGGCGGAACTGGCGGCCGAACATTGGGATGACGGCAACGCCTTCTTCCCGCCGACCAGCTTCCAGGTCTCGAACCTGAATGCGGGCACGGGCGCCACCAACGTGATTCCCGGCGAACTGACCGCGGTGTTCAACTTCCGCTTCTCCACCGAATCCACGGTGGAAGGGCTCAAGGCCCGGGTCGCGGCGATCCTCGACAAACACGAACTGGACTGGCACGTGGACTGGGCGCTGTCGGGCCTGCCGTTCCTCACCGAGCCCGGGGCATTGCTGGACGCGGTGTCGGCCAGCATCAAGGCCGTCACCGGCCGTGACACCCAGGCCTCCACCAGCGGCGGTACCTCCGATGGCCGCTTCATCGCCACCCTGGGCACCCAGGTGGTCGAACTGGGCCCGGTCAACGCTACGATTCACCAGGTCAACGAGCGCGTGCTGGCCAGCGACCTCGACGTGTTGACCGAGATCTACTACCAGACCCTGGTGAAGCTGCTCGCATGA
- a CDS encoding putative RNA methyltransferase, translating to MLTCPICNAGLAKAGNGVVCPAGHSFDRARQGYLNLLPVQHKNSRDPGDNQAMVEARRDFLNAGHYAPVAQRLAELAAERQPGRWLDIGCGEGYYTAQIAEALPRADGYALDISREAVKRACKRNPAVTWLVASMARIPLPDASCQFLASVFSPLDWQEAKRLLVPGGGLMRVGPTREHLMELREQLYDEVREYVDDKHLLQVPEGMALAHSETLKFKIKLIDGPSRANLLAMTPHGWRASAERRAQVIEQPRPFVVTVSMRYDYFVLQP from the coding sequence ATGCTCACCTGCCCCATTTGCAACGCTGGCCTGGCCAAGGCCGGCAACGGCGTGGTGTGCCCCGCCGGGCACAGCTTCGACCGCGCCCGCCAGGGTTACCTGAACCTGTTGCCGGTGCAGCACAAGAACAGCCGCGACCCGGGTGACAACCAGGCCATGGTCGAGGCCCGCCGCGACTTCCTCAACGCCGGTCACTACGCCCCCGTGGCCCAGCGCCTGGCGGAACTGGCGGCCGAGCGCCAGCCCGGGCGCTGGCTCGACATCGGCTGCGGCGAAGGCTATTACACCGCGCAGATCGCCGAAGCCCTGCCCCGGGCCGACGGCTACGCCCTGGACATCTCCCGCGAAGCCGTGAAGCGCGCGTGCAAGCGCAACCCGGCAGTCACCTGGCTGGTGGCAAGCATGGCACGCATTCCGCTGCCCGACGCCAGCTGCCAGTTTCTGGCCAGCGTCTTCAGCCCGCTGGACTGGCAGGAAGCCAAGCGCCTGCTGGTGCCCGGTGGCGGCCTGATGCGCGTGGGGCCCACCCGCGAGCACCTGATGGAGTTGCGCGAACAGCTTTATGATGAAGTGCGCGAATACGTGGACGACAAGCATCTGCTGCAAGTGCCCGAGGGCATGGCGCTGGCCCACAGCGAGACCCTGAAATTCAAGATCAAGCTGATCGACGGCCCGTCGCGTGCCAACCTGCTGGCCATGACACCCCACGGCTGGCGTGCCAGTGCCGAACGTCGCGCCCAGGTCATCGAGCAGCCACGCCCCTTCGTGGTGACCGTGTCCATGCGTTACGATTATTTCGTGCTGCAACCCTGA
- the plsB gene encoding glycerol-3-phosphate 1-O-acyltransferase PlsB has protein sequence MTRFPFRRFAFGTLRRLLYLWVRSETINQSSFTLNLDRSRPVFYVLQSPSASDLAVLDTECTKAGLPRPVLPVAVGDRVEPAAFFYLTPAPDWLGRQDKRGAPPTLERLIAAISQNAEEDAQIIPVSVFWGQSPASESSPWKLLFADSWAVTGRLRRLVSILILGRKTRVQFSAPIHLRELVAQNKDHERTLRMAQRLLRVHFRNLKAAVIGPDISHRRNLVKGLIHDSQVRQAISEEAERQNIPLAKAEAQALRYGNEIASDYTYTAIRFLEVVLSWFWNKIYDGIKVNHLEGVQQIAPGHEVIYVPCHRSHIDYLLLSYLLFRNGLTPPHIAAGINLNMPVIGGLLRRGGAFFMRRTFKGNPLYTAVFNEYLHTLFTKGFPVEYFVEGGRSRTGRMLQPKTGMLAITLRSFLRSSRMPIVFVPVYIGYERVLEGRTYLGELRGASKKKESIFDIFKVIGALKQRFGQVAVNFGEPIRLAEFLDTEQPGWREQDHGPQFKPHWLHETTHRLGAQVARHLNEAAAINPVNLVALALLSTTRLALDDAAMARVLDLYLALLRKVPYSPHTTLPEGDGRALIDHVKAMDLLSEQSDALGKILYLGEQNAVLMTYYRNNVLHIFALPALLASFFQSSARMSREQLLRYTRALYPYLQAELFIRWSVEELEGVIDQWLAAFVEQGLLRVENEVYQRPAPSSRKFVLLTLLSRSINQTLQRFYMAIALLLNSGQNTLTAEALEDLCTIMAQRLSILHGLNAPEFFDKSLFRHFIQTLLDQGVLRRDTDGKLGYLEGLGELAEGAAKRVLPADLRLSIRQVALHRSDEAFQGS, from the coding sequence ATGACCCGTTTCCCGTTCCGCCGTTTTGCCTTTGGCACCCTGCGCCGACTGCTGTACCTGTGGGTCCGTTCCGAGACCATCAACCAGTCGTCATTCACCCTGAACCTGGACCGCAGCCGGCCGGTGTTCTACGTGTTGCAGTCGCCGTCGGCCAGTGACCTGGCGGTGCTGGACACCGAATGCACCAAGGCCGGCCTGCCGCGCCCGGTGTTGCCGGTGGCGGTCGGCGATCGGGTAGAACCCGCTGCGTTCTTCTACCTTACCCCCGCCCCGGACTGGCTAGGGCGCCAGGACAAGCGCGGCGCACCGCCGACCCTGGAGCGGTTGATCGCGGCCATCAGCCAGAATGCCGAAGAAGATGCACAAATCATTCCCGTCAGCGTGTTCTGGGGCCAATCGCCCGCCAGCGAGTCCAGCCCCTGGAAGCTGTTGTTCGCCGACAGCTGGGCCGTCACAGGCCGTCTGCGCCGGCTGGTCAGCATCCTGATCCTGGGCCGCAAGACCCGCGTGCAATTCTCCGCACCTATCCATTTGCGCGAACTGGTTGCCCAGAACAAGGACCACGAACGCACCCTGCGCATGGCCCAACGCCTCTTGAGGGTGCATTTTCGTAACCTCAAGGCCGCGGTCATTGGTCCGGATATTTCCCACCGGCGTAACCTGGTGAAGGGCCTGATCCACGACAGCCAAGTGCGCCAGGCCATCAGCGAAGAAGCCGAGCGGCAGAACATTCCCCTGGCCAAGGCCGAGGCGCAGGCCTTGCGCTATGGCAATGAGATTGCCTCGGACTACACCTACACCGCCATCCGCTTCCTGGAGGTGGTGCTCAGCTGGTTCTGGAACAAGATCTACGACGGCATCAAGGTCAACCACCTCGAAGGCGTGCAGCAGATCGCCCCCGGGCACGAGGTCATCTATGTGCCCTGCCATCGCAGCCACATCGACTACCTGCTGCTGTCCTACCTGCTGTTTCGCAACGGCCTGACGCCCCCGCACATTGCCGCGGGCATCAACCTGAACATGCCGGTCATCGGTGGCCTGCTGCGCCGCGGCGGCGCCTTCTTCATGCGCCGCACCTTCAAGGGCAACCCGCTGTACACGGCGGTGTTCAACGAATACCTGCACACCCTGTTCACCAAGGGCTTCCCGGTGGAGTATTTCGTCGAGGGTGGCCGCTCGCGCACCGGGCGCATGCTGCAACCCAAGACCGGCATGCTGGCGATCACCCTGCGCAGCTTCCTGCGCTCCTCGCGCATGCCCATCGTCTTCGTGCCGGTGTACATCGGCTACGAGCGGGTGCTGGAAGGCCGCACCTATCTGGGCGAGCTGCGCGGGGCCAGCAAGAAGAAAGAATCGATCTTCGACATTTTCAAGGTCATTGGCGCTCTCAAGCAGCGTTTCGGCCAGGTGGCGGTGAACTTCGGCGAACCCATCCGCCTGGCCGAATTCCTCGACACCGAGCAACCCGGCTGGCGCGAACAGGACCACGGCCCGCAGTTCAAGCCCCACTGGCTGCACGAAACCACCCACCGCCTGGGCGCCCAGGTGGCTCGCCACCTCAACGAGGCCGCAGCCATCAACCCGGTGAACCTGGTGGCGCTGGCGCTGTTGTCCACTACACGCCTGGCCCTGGACGATGCCGCCATGGCCCGGGTGCTGGACCTGTACCTGGCGCTGTTGCGCAAGGTGCCCTACTCGCCGCACACCACCCTGCCCGAAGGCGATGGCCGCGCGCTCATCGACCACGTCAAGGCCATGGACCTGCTGTCCGAACAAAGTGACGCCCTGGGCAAGATTCTCTACCTGGGTGAGCAGAACGCGGTACTGATGACCTACTACCGCAACAACGTGTTGCACATCTTCGCCCTGCCCGCCCTCCTGGCCAGCTTCTTCCAGAGCAGCGCACGCATGAGCCGCGAGCAGCTGCTGCGCTATACCCGGGCACTGTACCCGTACCTGCAGGCCGAACTGTTCATTCGCTGGTCGGTAGAGGAACTCGAAGGCGTCATCGATCAATGGCTGGCGGCATTCGTCGAGCAGGGCCTGCTGCGGGTCGAAAACGAGGTCTACCAACGCCCCGCGCCCAGCTCACGCAAGTTCGTGCTGCTGACCCTGCTGTCGCGCAGCATCAACCAGACCCTACAACGCTTCTACATGGCCATCGCCCTGCTGCTCAACAGCGGCCAGAACACCCTCACGGCCGAAGCCCTGGAAGACCTCTGCACCATCATGGCCCAGCGCCTGTCCATCCTGCATGGCCTGAATGCGCCGGAATTCTTCGACAAAAGCCTGTTCCGCCACTTCATCCAGACCCTGCTCGACCAAGGCGTGCTGAGGCGCGACACCGACGGCAAACTGGGTTACCTGGAGGGGCTGGGGGAACTGGCCGAAGGCGCCGCCAAGCGGGTACTGCCGGCCGACCTGCGGCTGTCGATTCGGCAGGTGGCCTTGCACCGTAGCGATGAAGCCTTCCAGGGAAGCTGA
- a CDS encoding DUF4197 domain-containing protein: MLRRSTTATGLLAGLLLCANAFAVDLSSLSQGDASGGLKDALTQGAQVAVKQLGTPGGFSNNPDVRIELPGKLGKAAKAMKKFGMGGQVDALETSMNQAAEAAMPQAQALLVDAVKKMTVTDAKGILTGGNDSATQYLSKTSREQIRAKFLPIVKQATDKVGLAQKFNGFAGQAASLGVIDAKDSNLEGYVTEQALNGLFKEIANQEASIRKNPAQAATSLAKKVFSAL; encoded by the coding sequence ATGCTTCGTCGCTCCACTACCGCCACCGGCCTGTTGGCCGGCTTGCTGCTTTGTGCCAACGCTTTCGCCGTGGACCTTTCCAGCCTTTCCCAGGGCGACGCCAGTGGCGGCCTCAAGGACGCCCTCACCCAGGGCGCCCAGGTGGCCGTCAAGCAACTGGGCACCCCCGGCGGCTTCAGCAACAACCCTGACGTGCGTATCGAACTGCCGGGCAAACTGGGCAAGGCCGCCAAGGCCATGAAGAAATTCGGCATGGGCGGCCAGGTCGATGCGCTGGAAACCAGCATGAACCAGGCGGCCGAAGCCGCCATGCCGCAAGCCCAGGCACTGCTGGTAGACGCCGTGAAGAAGATGACCGTGACCGATGCCAAGGGCATCCTCACCGGTGGAAACGACTCTGCGACCCAGTACCTGAGCAAGACCAGCCGTGAGCAGATCCGCGCCAAGTTTTTGCCCATCGTCAAACAGGCCACTGACAAGGTCGGCCTGGCGCAGAAGTTCAATGGCTTCGCCGGCCAGGCTGCCAGCCTGGGTGTGATCGACGCCAAGGACTCGAACCTGGAAGGCTACGTGACCGAACAGGCGCTGAACGGCCTGTTCAAGGAAATCGCCAACCAGGAAGCCAGCATCCGCAAAAACCCGGCGCAGGCGGCGACCAGCTTGGCCAAGAAGGTGTTCAGCGCACTCTGA
- a CDS encoding fimbria/pilus outer membrane usher protein, translating into MSACILPLPSHAATAGFDAQTLKQRGIDPSLSQYFAQAPRFAPGVRRVNLTLNGKALGAVDTRFDDQGQLCFDAQLLAKAGLRTPSQATPGSGCHDYLVAFPRTVVKLRPERQQVDLLASDDSLERAPTRTAPFQGGGSAATLNYELYGAANQFLGHSSHYTAANAELGVNLGDWLVRSRHSYSAFNDRAHTENLYTYAQKTLVEQGSILQLGELNISHSVLPGAPITGLQWVPEAALQRRGHSGVQVQGFAQDNARVEVRQAGALIHDQMVPAGPFELRDLALFNSSSDLDVRVIETSGREQRFSVPAINLGTATRVAGGFSFALGKVRTFHSDDLNAPLMATASNGWLLGERYRFALGGTLGDHDYRATGMTLDTGFGPDISLGLGTLLSHGGPQGTSGAQFNGQLSVKWPHGLSTGLNLSRETPGYRDLSDTLARRYDERQYYRSSRDQFGLSVSWFNPTFGALSATYASAVQFNGQRSDFITGSWNRNVGQVNLGLRVEHNTRQLRRYRADHERFDRQEQSAVYLTASLPLGSGSRLRSYAGRRGERNTYGSTLNSQLSDRVQTSLSAEYEAPDARQSLSAGLNLLTDSARTQLSVTQGNEGRRGASLQASGAVAVHGDGVTFSPYAIGDTFAIARVGDVAGIKLQTPSGPVWTDRSGQAVVAQLPAYQPSQVEVATRSLPRAVDVVNGHQAITAGRGSVHRLGFSVVHNRRVLLTLDAASRARLNKGDSVVDAQGQFVTAVLDGGQVFLENADAQGLSVSRQGQRLCTLGFDLPAQPDLDSPYEQLDAHCPST; encoded by the coding sequence ATGAGCGCCTGTATCCTGCCGTTGCCCAGCCATGCCGCCACCGCCGGCTTCGACGCGCAAACCCTGAAGCAACGGGGCATCGACCCAAGCCTGAGCCAGTATTTCGCCCAGGCGCCACGCTTTGCACCCGGTGTGCGTCGGGTCAACCTCACCCTGAACGGCAAGGCCCTGGGTGCAGTCGACACGCGCTTCGACGATCAGGGCCAGCTCTGCTTCGACGCCCAACTGCTCGCCAAGGCCGGCCTGCGCACCCCGTCCCAGGCGACGCCTGGCAGCGGTTGCCATGACTACCTGGTGGCGTTCCCGCGCACGGTGGTCAAACTTCGCCCTGAACGCCAACAGGTCGACCTGCTGGCCAGCGATGACAGCCTCGAGCGCGCGCCCACGCGTACGGCACCGTTCCAGGGCGGTGGCAGTGCCGCCACGCTCAACTACGAGCTGTATGGCGCCGCCAACCAGTTCCTGGGCCACTCCAGCCACTACACGGCCGCCAATGCCGAACTGGGGGTCAACCTGGGCGACTGGCTGGTGCGCAGCCGCCACAGCTACAGTGCCTTCAATGACCGTGCTCATACCGAGAACCTTTATACCTACGCCCAGAAGACCCTGGTCGAACAGGGCAGCATCCTCCAGCTGGGCGAACTGAACATCAGCCACTCGGTACTGCCCGGCGCGCCCATCACCGGCCTGCAATGGGTACCGGAAGCCGCGCTGCAACGTCGCGGGCACAGCGGCGTGCAGGTGCAGGGGTTCGCCCAGGACAACGCCCGGGTCGAAGTCCGCCAGGCCGGCGCCTTGATTCATGATCAGATGGTGCCCGCCGGTCCCTTCGAATTGCGCGACCTGGCGCTGTTCAACAGCAGCAGCGACCTGGACGTGCGAGTGATCGAAACCAGTGGCCGCGAGCAACGCTTCAGTGTACCGGCCATCAACCTGGGCACCGCGACCCGGGTGGCAGGCGGGTTTTCGTTCGCCCTGGGCAAGGTGCGTACCTTCCACTCCGACGACCTCAACGCCCCGCTGATGGCCACGGCCTCCAACGGCTGGTTGCTGGGCGAACGCTACCGCTTCGCCCTGGGCGGCACGCTGGGCGACCATGACTACCGCGCCACCGGCATGACCCTGGACACCGGTTTCGGCCCCGACATCTCGCTGGGCCTGGGCACCCTGCTGTCCCACGGCGGCCCCCAGGGCACCAGCGGCGCCCAGTTCAACGGGCAACTCTCGGTAAAATGGCCCCACGGGCTGTCCACCGGGCTGAACCTGAGCCGCGAGACACCCGGCTACCGTGACCTGTCCGACACCCTGGCCCGGCGCTACGACGAACGCCAGTACTACCGCAGCAGCCGCGACCAGTTCGGGCTGTCGGTGAGCTGGTTCAACCCGACGTTCGGCGCGCTGTCGGCCACTTACGCCAGCGCGGTGCAGTTCAACGGTCAGCGCAGCGACTTCATCACCGGCAGTTGGAACCGCAACGTCGGCCAGGTGAACCTGGGGCTGCGCGTGGAACACAACACCCGGCAACTACGCCGCTACCGCGCCGATCACGAGCGCTTCGACCGCCAGGAGCAATCGGCGGTGTACCTCACCGCCAGCCTGCCGCTGGGCAGCGGCAGCCGCCTGCGCAGTTATGCCGGCCGCCGTGGGGAACGCAACACCTATGGCAGCACCCTCAACAGCCAGCTCAGCGACCGCGTGCAGACCAGTTTGAGCGCCGAGTACGAAGCGCCGGATGCCCGCCAGTCACTCAGCGCCGGGCTCAACCTGCTGACCGACAGCGCCCGCACGCAACTCTCGGTGACCCAGGGCAACGAAGGCCGGCGGGGCGCCAGCCTCCAGGCCAGCGGCGCGGTGGCCGTGCACGGTGACGGCGTGACCTTCTCGCCGTACGCCATCGGGGACACCTTCGCCATCGCCCGCGTGGGCGATGTGGCCGGCATCAAGTTGCAGACACCCAGCGGCCCGGTATGGACCGACCGCTCGGGGCAAGCGGTGGTCGCGCAACTGCCGGCCTATCAGCCCAGCCAGGTGGAAGTCGCCACCCGCAGCCTGCCAAGGGCGGTGGACGTGGTCAACGGCCACCAAGCGATCACGGCCGGGCGTGGCTCGGTGCACCGTCTGGGCTTCTCCGTGGTGCACAACCGCCGCGTACTGTTGACCCTGGACGCCGCCAGCCGCGCGCGCTTGAACAAGGGCGACAGCGTGGTCGACGCGCAAGGTCAGTTCGTGACTGCCGTGCTGGATGGCGGCCAGGTATTCCTGGAAAACGCCGACGCCCAGGGCTTGAGCGTGTCACGCCAGGGCCAACGGCTATGCACACTGGGCTTCGACCTGCCCGCGCAGCCCGATCTGGACAGCCCCTACGAACAGTTGGACGCCCATTGCCCGTCAACCTGA
- a CDS encoding YbaY family lipoprotein gives MKQLTLVLLGALLGACSSFNGAPQAHLDGEVFYLQRMALPPSATLSVTLQDVSLADAPAQVLARQSGPVTGQVPLPFQLNYDPRQIQPGHRYAVSARIESQGQLLFISTEQHSVQLDGKDPQPLRIRVNPARQPNPAP, from the coding sequence ATGAAGCAACTCACCCTGGTACTGCTCGGCGCCTTGCTGGGTGCGTGCAGCTCGTTCAACGGCGCGCCCCAGGCCCATCTGGACGGTGAAGTGTTCTACCTGCAGCGCATGGCGCTGCCACCGTCGGCCACCCTGAGCGTGACCCTGCAGGACGTATCCCTGGCGGACGCACCCGCTCAGGTGCTCGCCCGCCAGAGCGGCCCGGTGACGGGGCAGGTGCCGTTGCCCTTCCAGCTCAACTATGACCCACGGCAAATCCAGCCTGGGCACCGCTACGCCGTCAGCGCCCGCATCGAATCGCAGGGCCAACTTCTGTTCATCAGCACCGAGCAGCACAGCGTGCAACTGGATGGCAAAGACCCGCAGCCGCTGCGTATTCGCGTGAACCCCGCTCGCCAACCCAACCCCGCCCCATAA
- a CDS encoding cold-shock protein produces MSSRETGSVKWFNDAKGYGFIQREGGADVFVHFRAIRGEGHRSLVEGQQVEYALVDGPKGPQAEDVQGL; encoded by the coding sequence ATGTCGTCTCGTGAGACAGGAAGCGTCAAGTGGTTCAACGATGCCAAGGGCTATGGCTTTATCCAGCGTGAGGGCGGGGCGGACGTGTTCGTGCACTTTCGCGCCATCCGCGGCGAGGGGCATCGCTCGCTGGTAGAGGGGCAGCAGGTGGAATACGCCCTGGTCGACGGCCCCAAGGGCCCGCAGGCCGAGGACGTGCAGGGCCTCTGA
- a CDS encoding Fic family protein, with translation MKPPLCLSLDEAASHPAFLAAPAHYMALHAVVDDKGRYLHFDELRHRWPSTLVPILCWSMVKAARLSAQRALIPLGQPLQWGTWCATPQSHKAMALVDRHATRAAMEYITRQLGEAAHFNYLLNDLIEDEAISSSQLEGAATTTLVAKDLLKRQRQPRTPDERMILGNYRMMKFAWEQRHAPLSVKLIEEMHETGVTGIDDDKYTPGQFRNHDQVVVQDGEGNTVHVPPPAAGLEERLQRLVEWVNAAPENVEEQGYLHPLIRAISLHFAIGYEHPFRDGNGRVARALFYWLMFKSDYCVFRYIAISVLLKNAPVKYGRSYLHTETDDLDLTYFIEYQCGLIIRAVTQFTETYTRSLADAQAFEHWWVNSGVYVHLNEHQRALLQVARTGSAIAFTAVTAKENLGCSYNTASAALNGLVDLGLFVKVKRGREWVFSMADKSQIRQAWR, from the coding sequence ATGAAGCCGCCCCTTTGCCTCAGCCTCGACGAGGCTGCCAGCCACCCGGCTTTCCTGGCGGCACCTGCGCATTACATGGCCCTGCACGCGGTCGTCGATGACAAGGGGCGCTATTTGCATTTCGATGAGCTACGCCACCGTTGGCCCTCGACACTGGTTCCGATCCTGTGCTGGTCAATGGTCAAGGCGGCCCGCCTCAGTGCGCAGCGGGCGCTGATACCCCTGGGCCAGCCGTTGCAGTGGGGTACCTGGTGCGCGACGCCCCAATCGCATAAGGCAATGGCCTTGGTGGACCGCCATGCCACCCGCGCGGCTATGGAGTACATCACCCGCCAGTTGGGGGAGGCCGCCCACTTCAATTACCTGCTCAATGACTTGATTGAGGACGAGGCCATCAGCAGCAGCCAGTTGGAGGGGGCTGCTACCACCACACTGGTCGCCAAGGACCTGCTCAAGCGTCAACGTCAGCCACGCACCCCGGACGAGCGCATGATTCTGGGCAACTACCGCATGATGAAGTTTGCCTGGGAGCAGCGCCATGCCCCGCTGAGCGTAAAACTGATCGAAGAGATGCATGAGACAGGCGTCACGGGCATCGACGACGACAAGTACACACCGGGCCAGTTTCGCAATCACGACCAGGTGGTCGTGCAGGATGGTGAGGGCAACACCGTGCATGTGCCGCCTCCGGCCGCTGGCTTGGAGGAGCGCTTGCAGCGGTTGGTGGAATGGGTGAACGCCGCACCTGAGAACGTCGAGGAACAGGGCTACCTGCACCCGCTGATCCGAGCAATATCCCTGCATTTCGCCATCGGGTATGAACACCCCTTCCGTGACGGGAATGGCCGGGTCGCCCGGGCACTGTTCTATTGGTTGATGTTCAAGAGTGACTACTGCGTCTTTCGCTACATTGCGATCAGCGTGCTGCTCAAGAATGCGCCCGTCAAATATGGGCGCTCCTACCTGCACACGGAAACCGATGACCTGGACCTGACCTATTTCATCGAGTACCAATGCGGGTTGATCATTCGTGCCGTCACCCAGTTTACCGAAACCTATACGCGCAGCCTCGCTGATGCCCAGGCGTTCGAGCATTGGTGGGTGAACTCCGGGGTGTACGTCCACCTCAATGAGCACCAGCGGGCACTGTTGCAAGTCGCGCGAACCGGCTCAGCCATAGCGTTCACTGCCGTTACGGCGAAGGAGAACCTGGGTTGCTCCTACAACACGGCTTCGGCGGCGCTGAATGGGCTGGTGGATCTGGGCCTGTTCGTAAAGGTCAAGCGCGGCCGCGAATGGGTATTCAGCATGGCGGATAAAAGCCAGATCCGACAAGCCTGGCGGTAA